The Arcobacter sp. F2176 genome includes the window CCCCAGCTTTCAAATACAAAAATTCTAAAAAAAGCTCTTGATACTGATGTTTTTTTTACAGATGACAGTTCAGCAATAAAAAATATAAATGAATCAATTTTTTATGTAAAGGGAAGTATAGAAAGTAATAAATTAACTTTTCAAGAAGATCTTAAATTAACCCCTTGTCTTAAAGGACCTTCAAATAATTTCTTTACAGGATTTGGAATAGATATTCATGCTTTTGAAGAGAATAAACAAATGGTACTTGGTGGAGTTAAAATTGATAGTAATGTGGGATTTAAAGCTCATAGTGATGGAGATGTATTAATTCATTCTGTGATTGATGCACTGTTAGGTGCATGTGGAGCAGGTGACATTGGAGAATTTTTTCCAGATACTGATAATACATATAAAAATATTGACTCAAAAGTATTGCTTGAAAAAATAGTAAACTTTATTTATAATGTTGGATATGAAATAGTAAATGTAGATTTTACAATCCTTGCACAAAAACCTAAAATAAACCCTTTTAAATTTGAAATTAAGAAGTCAATGGCACAACTATTAAATATTGATATGCAATATGTTAATGTTAAAGCAACAACTGCTGAAAAGCTTGGGTTTGTAGGAAGAAGTGAGGGTGTTACAGTCCATAGTGTTGCAACACTAAAATATTTTGATTGGAAAAATAAATGAATATATTGATAATAGAAAATGAAATTTATCTAGCACAAAAAGTTGTTTCAAGAATACTTGATGATGGTCATTCTTGCGATTTTGTTGAAATGCCAAATAATAATTTAACAAAAGATTATGACATGGTTTTATTATCAACTTCACTTCCTAGTGAAATGGTAAAAAAAACTATTCAAAAATATAAAAACTCTATTATAATCTTACTTGTTTCATATATTAGTGATGAGACTGTAACCGAGCCAATAAATGAAGGTGCAAAAGATTATATTATGAAGCCATTTATTATGGATGAATTAATTAGAAAAATTTATCACTACAAAGAGTGTAGACAGATGAAACAAGAGTTGTCTACTCTTAAAACATATGTTGAATTTCTACTTGAAGAGATAGATACAACTGGCGTTAATATATCACATTCTTTGCCAATGCTTGTGGAAACAAATTCACAAAGATGTACTGATAAATTAGCTTTTGAAATATCAAAATCTTTAAAATTACCAATTAGATTTATAGCCCTTGATAGTCCAACTTGGCAAAAAGAGTTATCAACAATTACCAACAAAGAAGTAGTTTACCTAACTGATTATCATTCATTAAAGAAAAGTGCGAAGGATAATGTTTGTATTGCAATAGAGCATAAAAACTGTATTATTAGCTCTTTAGAAAAAGAAGTTGATTTTCCTTTTCCTAAAATTGAATTTATGAGACCTGATATGTTTATGTTAAATAATAATATTATGACCATAAATGATTATGTTAAGATGATGGTTATATCATTTCAATCAAAATATCCTGATACAGAATTATCGAAAAAACTTGGAATTTCAAGGAAATCACTTTGGGAAAAAAGAAAAAAATTAGGAATTGAGAAGAAGAAATAATGAGAAAAGCCTTTTTAACTCTTTTTTACAGTGGACTATCTCCCAAAGCTCCAGGTACTGTTGGTAGTTTTGTTGCATTGATTTTGGGTCTATTTCTTCTACAATATATCCATGTATCAACACTTTTTTTACTCTCTCTTTTAATTTCAGTTATTGCTATTAAACAAATCAATATCTATGAAGAAGAAGTTGGTATGCATGATGGAAAAGAGATAGTCATAGATGAATTAGCTGGAATGTGGCTTGCTCTTTCTATCTGTGGTATTACAAATGAAAACATGGCATATCTAGCACCTTTGGCATTTTTGTTCTTTAGACTTTTTGACATTTGGAAACCATCTATTATTGGTAAAATTGATAAAAATGTAAAAGGTGGTTGGGGAGTTATGGGTGATGATTTAGTTGCTGGTCTTGCAGCTGGTATTGCTTCTGCTGGAGTGTATCAACTATTATTAAAGTTTGTTCTTTAATTAATAGTGTTTTTTATTCATCTGCACAATTTTTGCAGATAGTTCTATAATAACATTTTTATAAAATTTTGAAATACTAGTTTGTTCTTTAAAGTCTTTAATTCGAAAGGCCAATACTAATGTATTAGATTCTCCTGACTCAACAGTAGCACTTCTAGGTTCTCCTGTAAGTCTCATCATTTCACCAAATAGCGCTGGTTTATCAATGGTAGCAATTCTAACACTTGATCTTGCATCTATTTGTTTTTTTCTATTTATATAAAGTTTACCTTTTAATAAATAATATATATAATTTCTAGTAGTTTCACCCTCTTGAAATATGATTTCTTTATTTTTGTATGTTATGATTTTTACTTCTGTGATTATCTCTTCAATCTCATCTTTGCTTAAAATAGAAAAAAACGGTATTTTTTTACTTATTTTAAGTAATATTTTCATTGCATCAATTTCTTTTTTGTTAGTAACATCTGTATTATTTTCTAGAGTTTCCATTTTCATCCTTAAATATACAGTTTATTTTATTGCTTTTATTCTTCACAAAATGTGAAGAATAAAATTTACTTTATCATCTCTGCAAATTGTTTAAAGATGTACTTAGAATCATGTGGTCCAGGACTAGCTTCTGGGTGATGTTGAATTGAATAAATGTTCTTATTATTATATCTCACACCTTCAATTGTATTATCAAATAAGTTTTTATGAGTTACTTGAGCTATTTTTACAATATCATCAGGAACACTATAATTATGATTTTGTGCAGTTATTTCAACTACACCATTATTTGCAACAGGATGATTACCACCATGTTGTCCAAACTTTAATTTATATGTATCAAAACCATGTGCAATAGAAAGCATTTGGTGTCCTAAACAAATTGCAATGATAGGAATATCAGTCGCAATTAATTTTTGAACTTCTTCTTTTTCTTTTACTAAAGTAAGGGGATCACCTGGTCCATTTGACAAAAATATTCCACCAATCTCTTTTGCTTCATATCTAGCTATTAAATCATCAGCTTTAAATGATGAAGGTACAACTTCAACTTCAAGACCAGATTCAACTAACTCATTTAAAATATTTCTTTTTACACCAAAATCTATAACAACTATTTTTTTATCACTCATTACTGCTTTATTGTAAGAAAGAACTTGATGATTCCAAGCTCCATTTTTATGTATATATGGCTCTTTTGTACTAACTTCTTCTATATAATTGATATCTTCTATTCTAGGACTTGCAGCTAATTGTTTAGCTAATTCTTCTTTGTCAGAAATTTCTGTAGATGCAATCATCATCATTGCACCTTCATCTCTAATCATTTTTGTTAAATATCTTGTATCAATATCTTTAATTCCCAAAACATTGTGCTCTTTTAATAAAGAACATAAATCACTTTCACCTCTATAATTAGAGTATTCGTGATGATAATTTCTAACTATTACACCTTTACAAAAAGCTGTACTACTTTCCATATCATCTTTATTTACCCCTACATTCCCAATTTCTGGCATAGTAAAAGTAACAAATTGCCCAGCATAACTTGGATCTGTGATTATTTCTTGGTATCCAGTTAAAGATGTATTAAATACAATTTCACCAACTGTTGTACCTTTTGCACCAAAAGAATTTGCTTCTAGAAATGTCCCATTTTCTAAATATATCCATACTTTTTGCATATTACATTAACCCTCTTTTTATTAACTCTTCTTCATATAATCTATGATAAACAATATCATACTCATCTGTACCTTGTATCAATTTTCTTTTATAGTTTTTAATTTTTTCATACACTGCATCATCTGCTTTTTCAAACCCATCTAAGAACTGACTAATAGAATCAAAAATTACATTTTTTACTTTATTATCTGAAACAGTATAATGAATATAATCCTCTTCCCAAAGAAAGTCTAATAATTGATGTGAGATATCTGAATATCTATCTTCATTATTTAATATCACTCCAAACTCATTTGCAAGTCTTTTTTTAGTCATCCAAAAAAGTTGTCTATAATCAGCATTTAAGAACTCTATTTCTTCTGCTTGTTCTGCTAGTATCTCATCAACTTTTTCATCTAAATCATGCTCTTTTTCGATATCTATATCTAAAATTCTTTCCACTTCTCGTGTGATTTCTTCTTTAGTTTTTCTTACTTCTACAAATTCACAATTTACCAAATCTCTTGATATTCTTCTTGCGATATAAGGTGTATGATGTAATTTCATTTTCATAAATGTTATCCTCTAATTATAGTATCGTCTCTCTCTGGTGATGTAGAGATTATACCTACTTTTACACCAGTTAATTCTTCAATTTTATTTATATATTTTTTTGCATTCTCAGGTAAATCTTCAAATTTTCTAGCACCTGCTAATTTATCCCACCCTTCAAACTCTTCATAAATAGGTTTTACATTAATTAAATCAGATGGCATATAATCTATTCTTTTTCCATCTAAATCATAAGCAACACAGATTTTAATTCTTGGGAAACCATCTAAAACATCAAGTTTCATTAAAGACAATTGATCACAACCATTTAATCTAGCAGCATGCTTAACAGCAATAGCATCAAACCAACCACATCTTCTTCCCCGTCCTGTTGTAACACCAACTTCTTTACCAATATCAGCAATTTTTTGTCCATCTTCAGTAAAATCTTCTGAAGGGAAAGGTCCATTTCCAACCCTTGTTGTGTATGCTTTTACAATACCAGTTACAATGCCTATATCTTTTGGTGAAATTCCAAGTCCTGTACAAGCTCCTGCACTTACACAAGAAGATGAAGTTACATAAGGATAGGTTCCATGATCAATATCTAATAAAGTACCTTGAGCACCTTCTAATAATATTTTTTTGTCATTATCAATTGCATCCCAAATCATATTTGTAGTATTTGCAATAAAAGGTTCTAATTTTTCTTTATATGAAGTTAATAATTCTATTAATTCTTCTTTATTTGGAGTAGCTATTTCTAAAACATCAAAGATAGCTTTACTTTGTGCAAAATAATCAATTATTCCACTTGCTAATTTACTTGGATTTAAAAGTTCCCCTACTCTAAAACCAGTTCTACTAATTTTTTCAGCATAAGCAGGACCAATTCCTTTTCCTGTAGTTCCAATAGCTTTATCACCTTTTAGTCTCTCTTTTGCTTGGTCAATCATAGCATGATATGGAAGATTTAAATGTGCTTTATCAGAAATGAAAAGTCTTCCTTCTAAGTTTTTAAATTGTTCCATCTCTTTTATAATTGATGATGGGCACAAAACGACACCATTACCAATTATATTTATTGCTTTTGGATTTAAAACACCAGAAGGAATCAAATGTAAGGCATACCTAACTCCCTCAACCCAAATTGTATGTCCTGCGTTATGTCCACCTTGACTTCTACAAACAACATCATAATTTTGGGCAAGCATGTCAACCATCTTGCCTTTACCTTCGTCACCCCATTGGATTCCTACTATTAAATCAGCTTTACTCATCTTCCTCAATCCTCTAAAATTTTTAATAAATTATCTGTATAAAGTGCAAAACCTAGTGAACTTATTCCATCATCACTATATTTCCCACCTTTACATATTACAAAGTTATTGTGTATAACTCTAAAATAAACATCATCATAATACTTTAAACTTCCATGATATAATGGAGCAATTACTAAATTATCATACTCAATTTGAGATGCAGTATTTAAAAGTTTTTCTAAATGAATTTTTATTTCACTTGGAACTAATAATATACTTTGTTTTAAATCTTCAATACTTTTTACTCTAATTAAAGAGTTTAACCAAGGTATATCTAAATCAAATAATTGCGCTATTTCACCATTTTTAAAAAGTTCAATATCTATTTTTAACTCTTTTGCTACAAGCTTTGGAATATTGATATTTGATAACTGTAAAATAGGTTGAACATTAATACTTTTTAAAATATCTGCTGTTAAATTTAAAATATCACTTATGTTATCATGGTCTATCCATTCACATCCTATTTGATACTGCTCTTTTGATGGATAAGAAAATATAGGTTGAATATAAAACCATTTTTTGTGCTTTGTAGTTCTTCCTAATCTTTTTGTAATAATTCTTACCACATCTAAAGAAGAATCGGCTCTTAAAGATACTTGATTATTTTGAATATCTGAAAAACTAATTAATTTTTTTTCATCTTCTATTGATTGATGTTGAGAATATGAGAAATTAGGAGTAACTATCTCTTCAAAGTTATTAGAATATAGTATATCACTAATTTTACTTTCTAATTCTCTTTTTAATTTTGCAGTTTTTCCAAAATAAAGACGACTTCCTTTTGGTATCTCATGAGCATAAATCATTCATTACCTTTAAAAGTAAACATTGCAAATACTTTATTTGCCGTCCCATCAAATTCTCTAAGACCTAATTCATCCATTGCTAACTCTACTGCATTTACGGCCCAAGCAGCTTCAAAGTCTTCTACAAGTCCCATATGATTGATTCTAAAAATAGAATTTTTTATATGATCTTGACCACCTGCAATATTTACATTATATTTTGTTTTCAAAATTTTTCTAATAGCTGGTGCATTTTCTGTATAAACTGTTGTCATAGCATCAGCTGGTGTTTTTGGATATATTTCACAACCAATGGCTTTTAAAGCTTCTCTTGAAGCTTTTGCTCTTAAGGCTGTTTTCTTATATAAATCATCAAATCCACCATTACTTTTTATATGTGTTAAAATCTCTTTTAATCCAATAATTAAAGTTGTTGCTGCTGTCCAAGCTGTTGTATTCGTTTTTTGTACTTTTATCTCTGTTGCTAAATTAAAATAATACCCTTTTGAAAGAGTTTGGATTTTTTCAACAGCTGCATTGCTTAATCCAATCATTGCAAGACCAGGAGGAAGCATTAGTGCTTTTTGACTACCAGTAATTACAGCATCAAGATTTGTTGTATCAATTTTTTCTACACCAACGGCAGTAATTCCATCAGCTACAATCATAATATTTTTATTAAACTCTTTTACTTGTTTAGCTAGTTCTTCTACTGGATGCCTAAGTCCTCCAGCACTTTCACAAATTTGTATAAAAATGGCATCAATATCACTGTCATTTCTTAGTGTTTTTATTACTTCTTCAACACTAACAGGAGTATTCCATTCATTTTTTATTTCAGTATATGGTAGGTCATAAGCTTTGCAAATTTTTCCAAATCTCTCACCAAATTTACCTGAGTTAATTGTAAGAGCTTTTTTATTCACTAAATTTAAAATACAAGCTTCCATTGCACCTGTTCCGCTAGAAGCGAGCATTACAACCTCATCCATTCCGTATAATTCTAATAATAATTCTCTAGTTTGTCCAAAAATAGATTCAAACTCTGGTGTTCTATGATGAATAGTAATATCAGCCATAGCTTTTCTTACAAATTCTGGTACTGGAGTAGGACCTGGAGTCAATAACATTTATTTTCCTTAATTTTCTTTCATTTGAGTAAAACGATAGATTTTATCTAAAAATATATTATTAATTGGTTAAACACAAATTAGGAAATTTATATTAAAGTTTGTGAAAAAAACTTGACAAAGCTAATATTATTCTATACAATCTATATATAATATTACTTTTTTTGAAAAGTAATAGATAAAATTAAAGGATAAACATGTCAAAAGTATTAAAAGAAAAAAAAGTTGCTAAAATAGCAAAAAAAGTTGCTACAAAAGCTACAAAGAAAAAAGCAGATGCTAAAAAATTAGCTAAAAAAATTACTAAGAAAGTAACAAATTTAAAACTATCAAAACCAAAAAAAGCTAAAACTGCTGCTAAAAAAATCGCTAAAAAAGCCTCTTAAATAACATTTGCCTAAAGAATTTATATTTTTTAGGCAATTTTACTTGACATTTATTACTAATTAGTAGTATAATTCTCATATGGATTCAAAATGAAATAGATTTTATTTTGTAATCTTTCATAAATATGAATTATAAAATTCTTATAATGTTTTCAGAAGTTGTTGCTTTGAAAAAAGTTAAATACAAATACTACTAATTAGTAATTAAAAGGTGAAAAAATGAATATAGCAAAATTAGGACTAATCTCTATCTTAACAGCAGGTGCATTATTTGCAGGAACATATAATGTTGATGTAACTCACTCAAACCTTGGATTTAAAGTTAAACACTTAATGATTTCAAATGTGACTGGAAAATTTGATAAGTTTAATGGTTCTTTTGTTTTTGATGAAAAAGCTAATACATTGACAAGTTTAAAAGGTGCAGCTCAAGTTGCTTCTATCAATACTGAAGATGCAAAAAGAGATGGACATTTAAAATCTGCTGATTTCTTTGATGCTGCAAACCATCCAGAATTAACATTTGATTTAGAAAAAATTGAAGGTGATAAAGCATATGGGAAACTTACTATTAGAGGTATTACTAAATCTGTAGAATTTGATTATGACAATAATGGAACAGTTACTGATCCTTGGGGAAATAAAAGAGTTGGTTTAGAATTATCAGGAAAAATCAATAGAAAAGACTTTGGTCTTAACTGGAACAAAGCATTAGAAGCTGGTGGAGTTTTAGTTGGAGAAACTGTTAAAATCAATATCGAATTAGAAGGTGTTTTAGCAAAATAAAGCATCCAGATGTTACCAGGTTATTTACTTGGTAACATCTAAATAGTCGAACTTTTTAAAAGAGTTTAAAATATATAATAATATTTAAGGAATAAATTATGATATTAATATTTGTAGCAAGTTTAAATGAAAATATGAAATTAGCAAAAAATTTACAAGAACAATTAAAAAATGAAAATCTAAATAGTGAAATAATTAATTTAGTTGAATTAAATCTACCTATGTATGATACATTAAAAGAACAAAATGATGGTATCCCCACAAAGATTAATGAATTATCAGAAAAAATGAATAAGGCAGAAGGATTTATATTTATTTCACCTGAGTACAATTTTTCACTACCACCAGTATTAGTAAATACCATTGCTTGGCTTTCAAGAATAGGTGATGACTTTAGAGCACTTTTTACTCTTAAAAAAATACAATTAGCAACACATGCAGGTAGTGGTGGGCAAGATGCTTTAAATGCTATGAGAACACAATTTACAAGACTTAATGCAATTGTATTACCAAGAGAAATTCTAACAACATATACAAAAGCATTAAATCTTGAGAGTTCACAAAGAATTATTAGTCAATTTGCTAACGTA containing:
- a CDS encoding bifunctional 2-C-methyl-D-erythritol 4-phosphate cytidylyltransferase/2-C-methyl-D-erythritol 2,4-cyclodiphosphate synthase; translation: MSKVTLLILCAGNSTRFGLNCKKQWLRVGDIPLWLFVTKRITSYYNFDNVVITSSKDELSYMKNFSDEYKFILGGDTRQESMINALKTIDSDYVMVTDVARTCIPKGVILDLISNKEKASCIVPVLNVTDTVVFKNETINRDEVKLIQTPQLSNTKILKKALDTDVFFTDDSSAIKNINESIFYVKGSIESNKLTFQEDLKLTPCLKGPSNNFFTGFGIDIHAFEENKQMVLGGVKIDSNVGFKAHSDGDVLIHSVIDALLGACGAGDIGEFFPDTDNTYKNIDSKVLLEKIVNFIYNVGYEIVNVDFTILAQKPKINPFKFEIKKSMAQLLNIDMQYVNVKATTAEKLGFVGRSEGVTVHSVATLKYFDWKNK
- a CDS encoding response regulator, whose protein sequence is MNILIIENEIYLAQKVVSRILDDGHSCDFVEMPNNNLTKDYDMVLLSTSLPSEMVKKTIQKYKNSIIILLVSYISDETVTEPINEGAKDYIMKPFIMDELIRKIYHYKECRQMKQELSTLKTYVEFLLEEIDTTGVNISHSLPMLVETNSQRCTDKLAFEISKSLKLPIRFIALDSPTWQKELSTITNKEVVYLTDYHSLKKSAKDNVCIAIEHKNCIISSLEKEVDFPFPKIEFMRPDMFMLNNNIMTINDYVKMMVISFQSKYPDTELSKKLGISRKSLWEKRKKLGIEKKK
- a CDS encoding phosphatidylglycerophosphatase A, with translation MRKAFLTLFYSGLSPKAPGTVGSFVALILGLFLLQYIHVSTLFLLSLLISVIAIKQINIYEEEVGMHDGKEIVIDELAGMWLALSICGITNENMAYLAPLAFLFFRLFDIWKPSIIGKIDKNVKGGWGVMGDDLVAGLAAGIASAGVYQLLLKFVL
- a CDS encoding Crp/Fnr family transcriptional regulator, coding for METLENNTDVTNKKEIDAMKILLKISKKIPFFSILSKDEIEEIITEVKIITYKNKEIIFQEGETTRNYIYYLLKGKLYINRKKQIDARSSVRIATIDKPALFGEMMRLTGEPRSATVESGESNTLVLAFRIKDFKEQTSISKFYKNVIIELSAKIVQMNKKHY
- the carA gene encoding glutamine-hydrolyzing carbamoyl-phosphate synthase small subunit, translated to MQKVWIYLENGTFLEANSFGAKGTTVGEIVFNTSLTGYQEIITDPSYAGQFVTFTMPEIGNVGVNKDDMESSTAFCKGVIVRNYHHEYSNYRGESDLCSLLKEHNVLGIKDIDTRYLTKMIRDEGAMMMIASTEISDKEELAKQLAASPRIEDINYIEEVSTKEPYIHKNGAWNHQVLSYNKAVMSDKKIVVIDFGVKRNILNELVESGLEVEVVPSSFKADDLIARYEAKEIGGIFLSNGPGDPLTLVKEKEEVQKLIATDIPIIAICLGHQMLSIAHGFDTYKLKFGQHGGNHPVANNGVVEITAQNHNYSVPDDIVKIAQVTHKNLFDNTIEGVRYNNKNIYSIQHHPEASPGPHDSKYIFKQFAEMIK
- a CDS encoding DUF507 family protein — translated: MKMKLHHTPYIARRISRDLVNCEFVEVRKTKEEITREVERILDIDIEKEHDLDEKVDEILAEQAEEIEFLNADYRQLFWMTKKRLANEFGVILNNEDRYSDISHQLLDFLWEEDYIHYTVSDNKVKNVIFDSISQFLDGFEKADDAVYEKIKNYKRKLIQGTDEYDIVYHRLYEEELIKRGLM
- a CDS encoding adenylosuccinate synthase, with amino-acid sequence MSKADLIVGIQWGDEGKGKMVDMLAQNYDVVCRSQGGHNAGHTIWVEGVRYALHLIPSGVLNPKAINIIGNGVVLCPSSIIKEMEQFKNLEGRLFISDKAHLNLPYHAMIDQAKERLKGDKAIGTTGKGIGPAYAEKISRTGFRVGELLNPSKLASGIIDYFAQSKAIFDVLEIATPNKEELIELLTSYKEKLEPFIANTTNMIWDAIDNDKKILLEGAQGTLLDIDHGTYPYVTSSSCVSAGACTGLGISPKDIGIVTGIVKAYTTRVGNGPFPSEDFTEDGQKIADIGKEVGVTTGRGRRCGWFDAIAVKHAARLNGCDQLSLMKLDVLDGFPRIKICVAYDLDGKRIDYMPSDLINVKPIYEEFEGWDKLAGARKFEDLPENAKKYINKIEELTGVKVGIISTSPERDDTIIRG
- a CDS encoding ATP phosphoribosyltransferase regulatory subunit, which codes for MIYAHEIPKGSRLYFGKTAKLKRELESKISDILYSNNFEEIVTPNFSYSQHQSIEDEKKLISFSDIQNNQVSLRADSSLDVVRIITKRLGRTTKHKKWFYIQPIFSYPSKEQYQIGCEWIDHDNISDILNLTADILKSINVQPILQLSNINIPKLVAKELKIDIELFKNGEIAQLFDLDIPWLNSLIRVKSIEDLKQSILLVPSEIKIHLEKLLNTASQIEYDNLVIAPLYHGSLKYYDDVYFRVIHNNFVICKGGKYSDDGISSLGFALYTDNLLKILED
- a CDS encoding alanine--glyoxylate aminotransferase family protein, translating into MLLTPGPTPVPEFVRKAMADITIHHRTPEFESIFGQTRELLLELYGMDEVVMLASSGTGAMEACILNLVNKKALTINSGKFGERFGKICKAYDLPYTEIKNEWNTPVSVEEVIKTLRNDSDIDAIFIQICESAGGLRHPVEELAKQVKEFNKNIMIVADGITAVGVEKIDTTNLDAVITGSQKALMLPPGLAMIGLSNAAVEKIQTLSKGYYFNLATEIKVQKTNTTAWTAATTLIIGLKEILTHIKSNGGFDDLYKKTALRAKASREALKAIGCEIYPKTPADAMTTVYTENAPAIRKILKTKYNVNIAGGQDHIKNSIFRINHMGLVEDFEAAWAVNAVELAMDELGLREFDGTANKVFAMFTFKGNE
- a CDS encoding YceI family protein, with the translated sequence MNIAKLGLISILTAGALFAGTYNVDVTHSNLGFKVKHLMISNVTGKFDKFNGSFVFDEKANTLTSLKGAAQVASINTEDAKRDGHLKSADFFDAANHPELTFDLEKIEGDKAYGKLTIRGITKSVEFDYDNNGTVTDPWGNKRVGLELSGKINRKDFGLNWNKALEAGGVLVGETVKINIELEGVLAK
- a CDS encoding NADPH-dependent FMN reductase; protein product: MILIFVASLNENMKLAKNLQEQLKNENLNSEIINLVELNLPMYDTLKEQNDGIPTKINELSEKMNKAEGFIFISPEYNFSLPPVLVNTIAWLSRIGDDFRALFTLKKIQLATHAGSGGQDALNAMRTQFTRLNAIVLPREILTTYTKALNLESSQRIISQFANVVKG